The Mailhella massiliensis DNA segment CGGCAAGCCGTCCCCTGTTCCCGGCGCCGCATTGTCCCTGTATTCCAGCACGCCCCCGTAGTGAATGCCGTCCTCACGGATATGGACGACCACGGGGTACACCTCCACGCCGCAGCGCACGGATTCTCTCAGCGCTTCGGCATACGCAGGGTCCACATAGTCGGCGGCGGAAAAGCAGGCGCCGTCCGGCCGCTGTATGATGTAGAGCATGGCCGCGCGCGCCCCGGATGCACAAATATCCCTCAGCGTATGCAGATGCTTTGCCCCGCGCGCGGTCACGGCATCGGGAAAGGCGGCCGCGCCGTCCTCAACCAGAGTGACGTTCTTGCATTCCACCCAGAGATCAGGCAGCCCCTCCCCGTGGAGCACGCCGTCCAGACGGCTTTCTCCGTACACGGCCTCACGCCTGAGTAAGGTATAGCCCGACGCCCAGGGAAGAAGGCCCGCCTCGAACAGGGCGGAAAGCAGCCGGTTGGGCGCGGAAGTATTCACTCCCACCCAGAAAAAGCCCTCCCTTCCCGGAAGCCCCAGAGCCTCCACCGTCCATGCCAGCTTGCGGGCAGGATTGGCGGCCGGAGAAAGCAGTACCGGAGCGCCGGGACGCAAAAGCCCCAGCATGGTTCCGGTATTGTTGGTATGGGCGGCCACCTCGCGTCCGTCCAGTTCCACAAAAACGAAAAATCGCTTTTCCCGGCGCAGCAGACGCCCGACCCGGCAGGTGCCGGGATATCGCAACAGCGGTTCACTCATCAATTTACAGACCTTTGCGAAGCTGATAAAGATTTAACCATCTTGGGAAACCTTGTGCGCCTTTCACCGCCAACAGGAAGAACATATCCATGAACTTTGCCGAGAGAATGAAAAAGATCAAGCCCTCCGCCACCCTTGCAGTCAATGCCAAGGCCTTGGAACTCAAAGCCAAAGGCATACAGGTCACCAGCCTGGCCGTGGGCGAGCCCGATGCTCCTACCCCGCTTCATATCTGCGAGGCAGCCAAGAAGGCCATAGACGAGAATTTCACCAAGTACACGCCCGTCCCCGGCATTATGGAAATCCGGCAGGGCGTCTGCCATTATTTCCAGCGTCAGTACCATGTGACCGCACGGCCGGAAAACGTCATTCTCACCACCGGCGGCAAGCAGTCGCTCGCCAACACGCTGTTCGTCATGCTCAACGACGGCGACGACGTGCTGCTTCCCTGCCCGTACTGGACAAGCTACCCCGACCTCATCCGTCTTGCGGGCGGCAACCCCGTGCTTGTGCGCGCCGACTCCTCCAGGGGCTTCCGCATCGACGTTTCCGATCTGGAAAAGGCCGTTACGCCCAAAACGCGCATGATGATACTCAACACGCCCTCCAATCCCACGGGCGTGGCCTATACGCAGGCGGAAGTGGACGCCATGGTGACGTGGTGTTTCGAGCGCGGCATCTTCGTGCTGGCCGATGAAATCTACGATCAGCTCGTGTACGACGGCGCCCCGGTGAGCGCTTCCGGCTGGTGGGAAAAATATCCTGAAAAGATCGCCATCCTCAACGGGCTCTCCAAGGCCTTTTCCATGCCCGGCTGGCGCGTGGGCTATACCCTGGGGCATGAAGAACTCATCAGGGAATGTTCCAAACTTCAGGGCCAGATGACCTCGCACATGTGCTCCATCGCGCAGAAGGCCGGCGTGGCCGCTCTGGACGGTTCCTACGACTGCGTGGAAGAAATGCGCCTCTCCTTCCTCCGCCGCCGCGACATGGCCATGGCCGAAATCGCCACCTGGCCCGGCGTGGTCTGCGCAAAGCCCGGCGGAGCCTTCTACCTCTTCCCCGACGTGAGCGCCCTCTTTACCAAAGACATGCCCGACGGTTCCGCCGTATGCACCTACCTGCTGGAAAAGGCCCGTGTGGCCTGCGTGCCCGGCGAAGCCTTCGGCGACAAGAACTGCATCCGCCTTTCCTATGCCGTTTCCGATGATGTCCTCATGGATGCGCTGCATCGCATGAAGGAAGCCCTTTACCACTAACCTTATCAGATGGTGCGCTTATGACTCAGGCAAAACTTGATTGGGCCCATGCCTGGCTGGGCGGCGTATCCGACCGCCCCTCCGACGATTCCTCCTTCATCGAAAGACTCAAGCAGGAACTGCCGGTTCTGCCGTTCCTGTCCCTTCCCTTTGCGGAAGATCTTATCCATCAACTTGAAATACATGAAGAGTTCCTGCGCAGCTTCAAACACATGCTTCTGCTCGGCATCGGCGGTTCGGCCCTCGGACCCCGCGCCCTGCAGCGCGCCTTCGCGCCCGGACAGGACCGTCCCAACTACGACGGCCCCAGCCTGTGGATAGCCGACAACGTTCATCCCGAATGGCTTCAGGCCCATCTGGACAGCCTCGTTCCCGAAGACACGCTGGTCGTGGTCATCAGCAAGTCCGGCGGCACCATTGAAACCATCGCCCAGTACCTCATCGTACTGCCCTGGCTGCAGGCGAAGCTTCCCGGCACCTGGCAGGAACACCTCTTCATGGTGACCGACGCCAACAAGGGCTTTTTGCGCGACGAAGTGGACAAATACGCCCTGCGTTCCCTGCCCGTACCGGACAATCTCGGCGGCCGTTATTCCGTGCTTTCC contains these protein-coding regions:
- a CDS encoding pyridoxal phosphate-dependent aminotransferase; this encodes MNFAERMKKIKPSATLAVNAKALELKAKGIQVTSLAVGEPDAPTPLHICEAAKKAIDENFTKYTPVPGIMEIRQGVCHYFQRQYHVTARPENVILTTGGKQSLANTLFVMLNDGDDVLLPCPYWTSYPDLIRLAGGNPVLVRADSSRGFRIDVSDLEKAVTPKTRMMILNTPSNPTGVAYTQAEVDAMVTWCFERGIFVLADEIYDQLVYDGAPVSASGWWEKYPEKIAILNGLSKAFSMPGWRVGYTLGHEELIRECSKLQGQMTSHMCSIAQKAGVAALDGSYDCVEEMRLSFLRRRDMAMAEIATWPGVVCAKPGGAFYLFPDVSALFTKDMPDGSAVCTYLLEKARVACVPGEAFGDKNCIRLSYAVSDDVLMDALHRMKEALYH
- the sfsA gene encoding DNA/RNA nuclease SfsA encodes the protein MSEPLLRYPGTCRVGRLLRREKRFFVFVELDGREVAAHTNNTGTMLGLLRPGAPVLLSPAANPARKLAWTVEALGLPGREGFFWVGVNTSAPNRLLSALFEAGLLPWASGYTLLRREAVYGESRLDGVLHGEGLPDLWVECKNVTLVEDGAAAFPDAVTARGAKHLHTLRDICASGARAAMLYIIQRPDGACFSAADYVDPAYAEALRESVRCGVEVYPVVVHIREDGIHYGGVLEYRDNAAPGTGDGLPCVEISEKRG